The Humulus lupulus chromosome 3, drHumLupu1.1, whole genome shotgun sequence genome window below encodes:
- the LOC133823713 gene encoding probable aspartyl protease At4g16563 — protein sequence MASSSATSFLSFITLVSLFLLPLSSSSSSENSITIPLSVYPQTPSSDPFETLNFLASASISRAHRLKQPKSNSTFVTKTPLFPRSYGAYSISLKFGSPPQTSSFIMDTGSSLVWLPCTSRYLCSRCAFPNVDPSKIPTFSPKLSSSAELIGCENRKCKWVQGPNVKCKDCDQKKGNCTQSCPAYIIQYGSGSTAGLLLSETLSFPEKAFTNILIGCSLLSIRQPSGIAGFGRGLESLPSQLGLTKFSHCLVSRQFDDTSVSSDLVLYRSGDHKTAGEISYSPFQKNPSTSNPAFKEYYYVLIRKIVVGGKRVKIPYEYLVPGSDGNGGTIVDSGSTFTYLEKPVYDAVTAEFAKQMSHYKRELKVENQTGLSPCFDISQEKSVNFPDLVFQFKGGAKMAFPVENYFALVSGSGIVCLTMVTNNVAGPEISAGPAIILGSFQQQNFYVEYDLKNDRFGFRPQSCK from the coding sequence ATGGCTTCTTCTTCTGCAACTTCGTTTCTCTCTTTCATCACTCTCGTCTCACTTTTCCTCTTACCattgtcatcatcttcttcttcagaaAATTCCATAACCATTCCTCTCTCCGTTTATCCCCAAACACCATCTTCAGATCCATTTGAAACTCTCAATTTCCTCGCCTCTGCATCAATTTCCAGAGCTCACCGTCTCAAACAGCCAAAATCCAATTCCACCTTCGTCACCAAAACCCCTCTCTTCCCTCGGAGCTATGGAGCTTACTCTATATCTCTTAAATTCGGTTCACCACCACAAACCTCCTCCTTCATCATGGATACGGGTAGTAGCTTGGTCTGGCTCCCTTGTACCTCTCGGTACCTCTGTTCCAGGTGTGCCTTCCCAAACGTTGATCCGTCAAAGATCCCAACATTTTCGCCAAAGCTTTCTTCTTCTGCCGAGCTCATCGGGTGTGAAAATCGCAAATGCAAATGGGTTCAGGGGCCTAATGTCAAATGCAAAGATTGCGACCAAAAGAAGGGAAACTGTACGCAGAGTTGCCCTGCTTATATAATCCAGTACGGGTCCGGGTCAACAGCCGGGCTTTTACTTTCCGAGACACTTTCTTTCCCGGAAAAAGCTTTCACCAATATTCTAATCGGTTGCTCCCTGCTCTCGATTCGTCAGCCATCTGGAATCGCTGGGTTCGGCCGCGGACTCGAATCGCTTCCCTCCCAATTGGGTCTCACAAAATTTTCTCACTGCTTAGTTTCTCGCCAGTTCGATGACACTTCGGTGAGCAGTGACCTTGTTCTGTACCGCTCCGGCGATCACAAAACAGCGGGTGAAATCAGCTACAGCCCGTTTCAGAAGAATCCATCCACCTCAAACCCTGCATTTAAAGAGTACTACTACGTACTCATACGAAAAATCGTCGTCGGCGGCAAGCGAGTTAAGATTCCGTACGAGTATCTGGTCCCGGGATCTGACGGTAACGGCGGTACCATAGTTGATTCCGGGTCAACGTTCACGTATTTAGAGAAGCCGGTTTACGATGCCGTAACGGCAGAGTTCGCTAAACAAATGTCTCATTACAAGAGAGAACTCAAGGTAGAAAACCAGACCGGTTTAAGCCCCTGTTTCGATATTTCTCAGGAAAAATCAGTGAATTTCCCGGATTTGGTTTTTCAATTCAAAGGGGGTGCGAAAATGGCTTTTCCAGTAGAGAATTACTTTGCCTTGGTCTCTGGCTCTGGCATCGTGTGTTTGACGATGGTGACTAACAATGTGGCCGGCCCCGAAATCAGCGCCGGACCGGCCATCATTTTGGGCAGTTTCCAACAGCAGAATTTTTATGTAGAATATGATTTGAAGAACGACAGGTTTGGATTTCGTCCTCAATCTTGTAAATGA
- the LOC133825581 gene encoding uncharacterized protein LOC133825581, whose translation MNKVGFCALLENKMKKDKVDDMMTKLFFGWEHYSSNVTEGRILVLWKKSFIKVQVLLEQQQFVHCLVKFTGLPMEIVVTFVYGLNTMVERLDMWRGLSSIHVMKKPWLVVGDFNVVFNFDDKMGGKAISATEILDSTALLAHSQLASLKSMDWIDALPNSIAELQWDVHSDHCYCLIKALKLGNLGIKPFRYFNFCIAHRRFKEVVIDSWHKPMAVGGLLGMTKKFLRLKHILKAFNREEIGDVEQGYHQAKGDYQLALTRAQASPTDTAAQEAEKIAAVRYQDHYARYISFLIQRSKVTWLQKGDDNNSYFHACIKKRREENRIVSFLNE comes from the exons ATGAATAAAGTGGGATTTTGTGCTTTATTAGAGAATAAAATGAAGAAGGATAAAGTTGATGATATGATGACTAAATTGTTCTTTGGCTGGGAACACTACAGTAGTAATGTCACAGAAGGCAGAATTTTGGTACTTTGGAAGAAATCTTTTATCAAGGTTCAGGTCCTACTGGAACAACAACAATTTGTTCACTGTTTGGTTAAATTTACAGGCTTGCCGATGGAAATTGTGGTCACTTTTGTTTATGGTCTTAACACTATGGTTGAGAGATTGGATATGTGGAGGGGTCTATCTTCTATTCATGTCATGAAAAAGCCTTGGTTGGTCGTGGGAGATTTCAATGTTGTGTTTAATTTTGATGACAAAATGGGAGGGAAGGCGATAAGTGCAACTGAGATTCTTGACTCTACTGCTTTGCTAGCCCATTCTCAGTTGGCTTCTCTCAAGAGCATGG ATTGGATTGATGCCTTGCCTAACTCTATTGCTGAACTTCAATGGGATGTCCATTCAGACCATTGTTATTGTCTCATCAAGGCTCTTAAACTTGGAAATCTGGGCATAAAACCATTTCGGTATTTTAATTTCTGTATTGCTCACAGAAGGTTTAAAGAGGTAGTTATAGATAGTTGGCATAAGCCTATGGCAGTGGGGGGTTTACTGGGTATGACTAAAAAGTTTCTTCGGCTGAAGCATATTTTGAAAGCTTTTAATAGGGAGGAAATTGGTGATGTTGAGCAGGGATATCATCAAGCTAAGGGAGACTATCAACTGGCACTAACTAGAGCTCAAGCTTCACCAACTGATACTGCTGCTCAGGAGGCTGAAAAAATAGCAGCGGTTCGCTATCAAGATCACTATGCTAGATACATAAGTTTTTTGATACAGCGTAGCAAAGTTACATGGCTGCAGAAGGGTGATGATAATAATTCGTACTTTCATGCATGCATTAAAAAAAGAAGGGAGGAGAATCGTATTGTTTCATTTCTGAATGAGTAA